Proteins found in one Lutimonas zeaxanthinifaciens genomic segment:
- a CDS encoding outer membrane lipoprotein-sorting protein, producing the protein MKFTHLFAFIMIFVVGESALYAQETLTAKEIIEKADEKIRGKTNKSVMEMQIIRPTWQRDIAMKSWANGLDYSMTYITSPARDKGQVFMKRKTEMWNWMPSIGRMIKIPASMMSQGWMGSDYTNDDILKESSIVVDYNHSLEGEEEVEGLSCYKIEMQPKEEAAVIWGKVYKWITKDEFIQIKSEYFDEDEELVKSDFGYDFKKMDGRLIPTRIEIVPAGEEGKKTVLFLKEIEFDIEIDDSYFSQQNMKRIR; encoded by the coding sequence ATGAAATTTACGCACTTATTTGCCTTTATAATGATTTTTGTGGTGGGTGAATCAGCACTTTATGCCCAAGAAACATTAACCGCGAAAGAAATAATAGAAAAGGCCGATGAAAAAATAAGAGGGAAGACGAATAAATCTGTTATGGAAATGCAAATCATCAGGCCAACCTGGCAGAGAGATATCGCTATGAAATCCTGGGCTAATGGCCTTGATTATTCCATGACATATATAACGTCTCCTGCCCGTGATAAAGGACAGGTTTTTATGAAGCGGAAAACTGAAATGTGGAACTGGATGCCTTCCATTGGAAGAATGATAAAAATTCCTGCGTCGATGATGTCACAGGGATGGATGGGGTCAGATTACACCAATGATGATATTTTGAAAGAAAGCTCCATCGTGGTGGATTACAACCATAGCCTGGAGGGGGAAGAGGAAGTTGAAGGACTGAGCTGTTATAAAATTGAAATGCAACCCAAGGAAGAAGCCGCGGTTATCTGGGGGAAAGTGTATAAATGGATCACCAAAGATGAGTTCATTCAAATTAAATCAGAATATTTTGATGAAGATGAGGAACTGGTAAAAAGCGATTTTGGTTATGATTTTAAAAAGATGGACGGACGTTTGATACCTACGAGAATTGAGATCGTTCCCGCAGGGGAGGAGGGAAAGAAAACGGTTTTATTTTTGAAGGAAATTGAGTTCGATATTGAGATCGATGATTCTTATTTTTCTCAGCAAAATATGAAGCGAATCCGATAA
- a CDS encoding alpha/beta hydrolase: MEKISFSLVSILFWTLTVVAQNGKVYDNLSMESKILDSERKFAIYLPPDYKNSERSYPVLYLLHGAGDDQTGWVQFGEVLHIADKAIKEGKATPMIIVMPDANTGQRGYFNDINGKWNYEDFFFEELMPYVEKTYRIKKEKRYRAISGLSMGGGGTFMYALRHPELFSSAAPLSAYVGPLTMEDFKEYFIDSKDEVYDEEELQNYFNNHNAVSLVNAMEVKKIASIRWYIDCGDDDFLYEGNSLVHIAMKKKEVPHEYRVRDGAHNWTYWRDSLPEVLQFVSQAFHQY; encoded by the coding sequence ATGGAGAAAATAAGTTTCAGTTTAGTATCGATTTTATTTTGGACTTTGACGGTTGTTGCCCAAAATGGTAAAGTCTATGACAATTTAAGTATGGAGAGCAAAATATTGGATAGCGAACGAAAATTCGCCATTTATTTACCTCCGGACTATAAAAATTCAGAACGAAGCTACCCTGTATTGTATTTATTACATGGGGCAGGTGATGATCAAACAGGTTGGGTGCAGTTTGGAGAGGTTTTGCATATTGCTGATAAAGCCATCAAGGAAGGTAAGGCTACTCCCATGATTATTGTAATGCCTGATGCAAATACGGGTCAAAGGGGCTATTTCAATGATATTAACGGAAAATGGAACTATGAAGATTTCTTTTTTGAGGAATTGATGCCTTATGTTGAAAAAACTTACCGAATAAAAAAGGAAAAACGATATCGTGCAATCTCAGGCCTGTCCATGGGTGGAGGAGGTACATTTATGTATGCTTTGCGTCATCCTGAATTGTTCTCTTCAGCCGCGCCCTTAAGTGCTTATGTAGGGCCTTTAACCATGGAAGATTTCAAGGAGTATTTTATAGACTCCAAGGATGAGGTATATGATGAAGAGGAACTTCAAAATTATTTTAACAATCATAATGCTGTGTCCCTTGTCAATGCTATGGAGGTGAAAAAAATAGCATCGATTCGCTGGTATATTGATTGTGGTGATGACGATTTCTTATATGAAGGTAACAGCCTCGTTCATATTGCGATGAAGAAAAAGGAGGTTCCACATGAATACAGAGTTCGGGATGGGGCGCACAACTGGACCTACTGGAGAGATTCCCTTCCCGAAGTTCTTCAATTTGTTTCACAGGCCTTTCACCAGTATTGA
- a CDS encoding TolB family protein, giving the protein MNRLNPFVILLLFSLMPYQKLISQTDPTGIFFSHMDIGAVDHQGNVSYLSDDQEYLIEGSGKNMWFDDDQFHYLWKSIQGDFILRAQVKFVGSGVDPHRKIGWMARNSFRPNSEHVSAAVHGDGLVSLQFRDSIGGDTNELTSSDTSPDIVELERRGNTFIMGTAKLGQPLKKVIYEDSKLNNEVFVGLFVCSHNPDVVEKAIFRNVRIIKPFDESGEQYQDYLGSHMEVLDVETLHRKILFSSAHSIQAPNWTTDGKALIYNSNGYLYRYDLQSGRTSTINTGFAVRNNNDHVLSFDGKQLAISHHDDEDNGDSAIYTLPVEGSSEPVRVTKKGLGPSYLHGWSADAKELVFTGSRNNQYDIYSVEIATGEETQLTDTEGLDDGPEYDPSGNFIYFNSNRTGTMQLYRMKPDGSGVEQLTFDDLNDWFPHISPDGKKILFLSFGTDVESGDHPFYKHVYLRMMPVSGGEPKILSYVYGGQGTINVPSWSPDSKKVAFVSNSN; this is encoded by the coding sequence ATGAACCGACTGAACCCATTTGTTATATTATTACTTTTTTCTTTGATGCCGTATCAAAAATTGATTTCTCAAACCGACCCTACCGGAATTTTTTTCAGTCATATGGATATTGGTGCCGTTGATCATCAGGGAAATGTTTCCTATCTAAGTGATGATCAGGAGTATTTGATCGAAGGATCCGGAAAGAATATGTGGTTTGATGACGATCAGTTTCATTATTTGTGGAAAAGTATACAAGGAGATTTTATTCTGAGGGCACAGGTAAAATTTGTTGGATCCGGAGTTGATCCGCATAGAAAAATAGGCTGGATGGCCCGAAATAGTTTTAGGCCAAATTCAGAACATGTCAGTGCCGCGGTGCATGGGGATGGACTGGTATCACTTCAGTTCAGGGATTCCATCGGGGGTGATACAAATGAATTGACTTCTTCGGATACGTCTCCTGATATCGTTGAACTCGAAAGACGAGGAAATACATTTATTATGGGAACGGCCAAGCTGGGACAGCCTCTTAAAAAGGTAATCTACGAGGATTCAAAATTGAATAATGAAGTATTTGTTGGCTTATTTGTTTGCTCTCATAATCCTGATGTTGTTGAAAAAGCCATTTTTAGAAACGTCAGGATCATCAAACCCTTTGATGAATCGGGTGAACAATATCAGGATTATTTAGGAAGTCATATGGAAGTGCTGGATGTGGAAACACTTCACCGGAAAATACTTTTTTCCTCTGCCCACTCCATTCAGGCGCCAAACTGGACTACTGACGGAAAAGCACTGATCTATAATTCCAATGGATATTTATACAGGTATGACCTTCAGAGTGGCCGAACATCAACTATCAATACAGGTTTCGCCGTTAGGAACAATAATGATCATGTATTGTCATTTGACGGAAAGCAGCTGGCCATAAGTCATCATGATGACGAGGATAACGGAGATTCGGCCATTTACACTCTGCCGGTGGAGGGTTCTTCTGAGCCCGTAAGAGTAACAAAAAAAGGGCTTGGGCCTTCCTATTTACACGGTTGGTCTGCGGATGCCAAGGAATTGGTTTTTACCGGTAGCAGAAATAATCAATACGATATTTATAGTGTGGAGATAGCAACCGGTGAAGAAACTCAGCTTACAGATACGGAAGGACTGGACGATGGCCCGGAATACGATCCATCGGGAAACTTTATTTATTTTAATTCAAACAGAACCGGGACCATGCAGTTGTATCGAATGAAACCCGATGGAAGTGGAGTCGAACAACTTACCTTTGATGATTTGAATGACTGGTTCCCACATATTTCTCCTGACGGAAAGAAAATTCTGTTTCTGTCTTTTGGAACCGATGTGGAATCCGGTGATCATCCATTTTACAAGCATGTTTATTTGAGAATGATGCCTGTGAGTGGAGGGGAACCAAAAATACTTTCTTATGTTTATGGTGGACAGGGAACTATTAATGTGCCCAGCTGGTCCCCGGATAGCAAAAAGGTTGCTTTTGTGAGCAATTCCAATTAA
- a CDS encoding GW dipeptide domain-containing protein yields MRITFLIICFVLTISCENKKKDYSPVKNEIAQNEVVVKEIQQTSGYTYLLVTESGQEFWLAVTKTDAKEGDKLYFTQAMEMSNFESKELNRVFDRIFFVDQISKEPIDAESKKAEVISKRKMEIQRMLDSIKISPAEGGQSIGELYANSKDFNKKKVRVRGQVVKVNKDIMDRNWVHLMDGTTGESRSDLTFTTQENVQVGDTVVFEGILAIDREFGAGYVYPLIVEEAVLR; encoded by the coding sequence ATGAGAATTACTTTTTTAATTATTTGTTTTGTACTGACTATATCCTGTGAAAATAAAAAGAAGGATTATAGTCCCGTTAAGAATGAAATCGCCCAGAATGAGGTGGTTGTAAAAGAAATACAACAAACATCTGGATATACCTATCTTTTGGTAACCGAATCGGGTCAGGAGTTTTGGCTTGCTGTTACGAAAACAGATGCGAAGGAGGGAGATAAGCTTTATTTCACCCAAGCCATGGAAATGAGTAATTTTGAAAGTAAAGAGCTCAACAGGGTTTTTGATCGTATCTTTTTTGTCGATCAGATCAGTAAGGAACCGATTGATGCCGAATCAAAAAAAGCTGAGGTGATTTCAAAAAGAAAAATGGAAATACAGCGCATGTTGGACAGTATTAAGATCAGTCCGGCAGAAGGAGGTCAAAGTATCGGGGAATTGTATGCCAACTCTAAAGATTTTAACAAGAAGAAAGTACGTGTCAGGGGCCAGGTGGTTAAAGTCAATAAAGATATTATGGACCGAAACTGGGTACATCTGATGGATGGAACCACCGGTGAATCGCGTTCTGATCTGACATTTACAACTCAAGAAAACGTGCAGGTAGGAGATACCGTTGTTTTTGAGGGTATATTGGCGATTGACAGAGAATTTGGAGCAGGATATGTTTATCCGCTGATCGTAGAGGAAGCGGTCTTAAGATAA
- a CDS encoding class I SAM-dependent methyltransferase, producing the protein MGQFKEKEQYWNKVYNEKPLESVGWYQRVPNESLNLIQATELDKSAKIIDVGGGDSLLADHLLLNGFKNITVLDISEKAIERAQKRLGPLSAKIKWICTDIRVFKPSETYTIWHDRACLHFLTDDEDVELYRKVATSAVDSGGNLILGTFSKTGPLKCSGLPIRQYDAHALNNLFSNDFSRFHDFETIHVTPSGSIQNYVFCTFEKLSK; encoded by the coding sequence ATGGGACAATTCAAAGAAAAGGAACAATATTGGAACAAGGTTTATAACGAAAAACCGCTGGAATCAGTGGGCTGGTATCAACGGGTTCCAAATGAATCTTTGAATTTGATTCAAGCAACAGAATTAGATAAATCTGCCAAAATTATAGATGTCGGAGGTGGTGACAGTTTGCTCGCCGATCATTTGCTCCTTAATGGATTTAAAAATATAACTGTTCTCGATATATCTGAAAAAGCCATAGAAAGGGCTCAAAAAAGACTCGGCCCTCTGAGTGCGAAAATAAAATGGATTTGTACGGATATAAGGGTGTTTAAACCTTCTGAAACCTATACAATATGGCATGATCGGGCGTGTTTACATTTTTTAACCGATGATGAGGATGTCGAATTATACAGGAAGGTGGCAACCTCGGCAGTGGACTCCGGAGGAAATCTGATACTCGGAACCTTTTCAAAAACAGGGCCCTTAAAATGCAGTGGCCTTCCAATCAGACAATACGATGCCCACGCATTGAATAATTTATTTTCAAATGACTTTAGTAGATTTCACGATTTTGAAACTATTCATGTTACTCCGTCCGGTTCGATCCAGAATTATGTATTTTGTACTTTTGAAAAATTATCCAAATAA
- a CDS encoding DUF7486 family protein → MRSVINYFGWIILFFLTFSGQAQREGQYEIQSDELQQFIWHVKALHPEGYTLDVKAFDENGNIYDVKALEDSNQKYIMEIKAFVREEQLPVKVLVSEEQYKPVAAIDNEGKVYAIKAITKNGSTLEVRGVRKSGHIVHIKAVADKEIFYGVKAISQKGKLNDIKGIKMYDKRSELNLNGIEVHAHVVALPQIQ, encoded by the coding sequence ATGAGATCAGTAATAAACTATTTTGGGTGGATCATTTTATTTTTTTTGACTTTTTCAGGTCAGGCGCAAAGAGAGGGTCAGTACGAAATTCAGTCGGATGAGCTCCAACAATTTATTTGGCATGTAAAGGCATTGCACCCCGAAGGTTATACCCTGGATGTAAAGGCATTTGATGAAAATGGAAATATTTATGACGTCAAGGCCCTTGAAGATTCTAACCAGAAGTACATTATGGAAATAAAGGCATTTGTCAGGGAAGAGCAATTACCGGTAAAAGTCCTGGTGAGCGAGGAACAGTATAAACCTGTTGCTGCCATTGATAATGAAGGAAAAGTATATGCTATCAAAGCAATTACAAAGAACGGCTCCACCCTGGAGGTTAGAGGGGTCCGAAAATCGGGGCATATTGTTCATATCAAGGCCGTGGCCGATAAAGAAATCTTTTATGGGGTTAAAGCCATTTCACAGAAAGGCAAGCTTAACGATATAAAAGGGATTAAAATGTATGATAAAAGATCGGAATTAAACTTGAACGGTATTGAGGTTCACGCTCATGTAGTGGCGCTGCCACAGATTCAGTGA